Proteins from a genomic interval of Paenibacillus sp. FSL R5-0623:
- a CDS encoding ZIP family metal transporter, with the protein MWTAFMWGGISASAVVIGALAALFLKIPKRVIGWIMAFGTGTLIGAATFELLGDALNDGGIIPTAIGFTAGAVVYTLFDLLISAKGGAGRKRSGKSGDSNQSGLGIFAGTVMDAIPESIMLGASLLAGNGVSVVLVVSIFVSNIPEGLSSTVGLQGKYSRGKIILMWLSVLLISALAALGGYLFLEQLPEEMGAAIGAFAGGGIIAMICSTMMPEAFEEGGPIVGLIASMGLLVSLLLDL; encoded by the coding sequence ATGTGGACTGCATTCATGTGGGGCGGCATCTCTGCCTCAGCGGTTGTCATTGGTGCACTCGCAGCGCTGTTTCTAAAGATTCCCAAACGAGTAATCGGATGGATCATGGCTTTTGGGACAGGTACATTAATCGGGGCAGCAACCTTTGAACTACTCGGAGATGCGCTGAATGATGGGGGGATCATCCCTACAGCCATTGGTTTTACGGCAGGTGCCGTCGTGTATACCTTGTTTGACCTGCTCATCTCGGCAAAGGGTGGGGCAGGGCGTAAACGCTCGGGAAAGTCAGGAGACTCGAATCAAAGCGGCTTGGGGATCTTTGCAGGCACAGTAATGGACGCTATCCCGGAATCCATCATGCTTGGAGCCAGCTTGCTGGCCGGAAACGGTGTCAGTGTGGTGCTGGTGGTATCCATCTTTGTCAGCAACATTCCTGAAGGTCTGTCCAGTACGGTTGGACTACAGGGCAAGTACAGTCGTGGCAAAATCATATTAATGTGGCTGAGTGTACTATTGATCTCCGCGCTTGCGGCTTTGGGTGGATATCTGTTTCTGGAACAGCTTCCAGAGGAGATGGGTGCAGCGATTGGTGCATTTGCAGGTGGTGGAATCATTGCCATGATCTGCTCGACGATGATGCCGGAAGCCTTTGAAGAAGGTGGGCCAATTGTGGGTTTGATTGCATCCATGGGATTGCTCGTATCGCTGTTGCTGGATCTGTAG
- a CDS encoding YwiC-like family protein, whose amino-acid sequence MKTNTHSIVIPHEHGGWAMVGVPFLVGVIASGPHWLHAPLFVAWLGLYLTAYPLLQSLKKNANRHRLYKWAAIYGTVALICLIPPVLGQISLLFFGPVLAGLLLVNIWHVRHKVERSLTNDLCAMLVFSLGGAAAYLIGGGHWDYGMAIVVLFSFLHFTGSTFFVKSVFRERTNKRWLMLTRMVHILLIIIPMVIGYPWMSLAYVYSAVRTFIYAGRTLRPMKVGIIEIIGAVQFLICSVVIRIISS is encoded by the coding sequence GTGAAGACCAATACGCATTCAATCGTTATCCCTCATGAACATGGCGGCTGGGCCATGGTTGGTGTGCCTTTTCTGGTAGGTGTGATTGCAAGTGGTCCGCACTGGCTGCATGCGCCCTTATTTGTAGCTTGGCTTGGATTATATCTAACCGCGTATCCCTTACTACAGTCTTTGAAAAAGAATGCCAATCGACATCGTCTCTACAAGTGGGCGGCAATCTACGGTACAGTGGCTCTAATCTGTTTGATCCCACCCGTTCTGGGTCAGATCTCACTATTATTCTTTGGCCCGGTACTGGCTGGCTTGTTGCTGGTGAACATCTGGCATGTGAGACACAAAGTAGAACGCTCGCTTACCAATGACCTGTGTGCCATGCTCGTATTCTCTCTAGGGGGAGCAGCTGCTTATCTCATAGGAGGCGGGCACTGGGACTATGGAATGGCGATCGTCGTTTTGTTTTCTTTCTTACATTTTACAGGAAGTACGTTCTTTGTGAAATCAGTCTTTCGAGAGCGAACGAATAAGCGATGGCTGATGCTAACTCGCATGGTACATATCCTTCTAATTATCATACCGATGGTGATTGGATATCCATGGATGTCTTTGGCGTATGTCTATTCCGCTGTACGCACCTTCATATATGCAGGCAGAACACTGCGCCCTATGAAGGTCGGTATCATTGAAATTATTGGAGCCGTACAGTTCCTGATCTGTTCTGTTGTAATTCGCATCATTTCATCATAG
- a CDS encoding Crp/Fnr family transcriptional regulator, protein MSRVNKDSAAEFLQQFPIFQDLSPEELMQVEDIAISRSIHKKTVIFSEGSEKEAVFFIRTGIVKAYKTDENGHEQIVSFLKTGDMFPHTGFFNAHPYPATAEAITPTELLAIPVRLFERLMLSTPSIAIKIMRVLGDKIRELQDKLQVLSGQDVRNRVLSFLLMLAEQHGQTHGDQIIINLPMTHQEFANSIGTTRETANRLLNQLTKEHLIEVDRSRIIILDLQALKQQKDA, encoded by the coding sequence ATGAGCAGGGTAAACAAAGATTCAGCAGCGGAGTTTCTACAACAGTTCCCCATCTTTCAGGACCTTAGTCCAGAAGAATTAATGCAGGTCGAAGATATCGCCATTTCCAGAAGCATTCATAAGAAAACGGTCATTTTTAGCGAAGGTAGCGAAAAAGAAGCTGTTTTTTTCATTCGTACCGGCATCGTAAAAGCATATAAAACGGATGAGAACGGACATGAACAGATTGTCTCTTTTCTCAAAACAGGAGATATGTTCCCGCACACCGGCTTTTTTAACGCACACCCCTATCCGGCTACCGCTGAAGCGATTACCCCTACCGAACTTCTGGCCATACCTGTCAGACTGTTCGAACGTTTAATGCTGAGCACTCCATCAATTGCGATCAAAATCATGCGTGTACTCGGAGACAAAATACGAGAATTACAGGATAAATTGCAGGTACTCTCTGGTCAGGACGTGCGCAACCGCGTGCTCTCCTTCCTTCTCATGCTCGCAGAACAACACGGACAGACGCATGGAGACCAAATTATCATCAACCTGCCCATGACACACCAGGAGTTTGCCAATTCCATTGGTACAACAAGGGAAACAGCGAATCGGCTTCTAAATCAGCTTACAAAAGAGCATTTAATCGAAGTGGATCGCAGCCGAATTATCATTCTAGATTTACAAGCATTGAAGCAACAAAAGGATGCATGA